A region of Candidatus Bathyarchaeia archaeon DNA encodes the following proteins:
- the porD gene encoding pyruvate synthase subunit PorD, with protein MSEKKLGWKSLSIGGYLLEPGSAMKYKTGDWRAFKPVIDQKKCINCLLCWIYCPDSAIIRLEKYVEVNYDYCKGCGICANECPVKCITMVEEER; from the coding sequence TTGAGTGAAAAGAAGCTTGGATGGAAGTCTCTCTCGATCGGCGGATATCTGCTTGAACCCGGTTCCGCCATGAAATATAAAACTGGCGACTGGAGAGCCTTTAAGCCAGTTATAGACCAGAAAAAATGCATAAACTGCCTTCTATGCTGGATTTACTGTCCAGACTCTGCGATAATTAGGCTTGAAAAATATGTTGAAGTAAACTACGATTACTGTAAAGGCTGCGGCATCTGCGCAAATGAGTGCCCAGTAAAATGTATAACCATGGTTGAGGAGGAGAGGTGA
- the porA gene encoding pyruvate ferredoxin oxidoreductase codes for MGKVTGLTGNEAIAYAVKQCNVDVVAAYPITPQTIMVEVISEYVYNGEIDAEYVCVESEHSALSACIGASLTGARVFTATASQGLALMHEILYVASGLRCPIVMGVANRALSAPLNIHGDHSDMMGSRDCGWIQIYAESPQEAYDWIIQAFKIAEDHRVLLPVSVNIDGFILSHSMERVEILEDGDVSKFLPPRKPFITIDPTKPITVGALCLPDYYFEVKFQQIQALKESFNVIREVNAEYETLAERKYGFLETYAMDDAEAAIICLGSTAGTAKAVAMDLRSKGKKVGVIKPWVYRPFPEEELIKAVGDVKAIAVLDRACSFGAPFNALCSDIIATLYRHGKDLRVFNCLYGLGGRDITPNDLKIIFEEALEVAKTGKVKEYVKYVGVRE; via the coding sequence ATGGGTAAGGTGACGGGGTTAACTGGCAACGAGGCAATAGCTTACGCCGTTAAACAGTGCAACGTTGATGTTGTGGCAGCCTACCCAATTACGCCACAGACCATAATGGTTGAAGTGATAAGCGAATACGTTTACAACGGCGAAATCGACGCGGAATACGTGTGCGTTGAATCAGAGCACTCCGCCCTATCCGCGTGCATCGGTGCAAGCCTAACTGGCGCAAGAGTTTTCACGGCAACAGCGAGCCAAGGCTTAGCCCTAATGCACGAGATTCTTTATGTTGCTTCTGGCTTAAGGTGCCCTATAGTTATGGGCGTCGCAAACAGGGCGCTTTCAGCGCCGCTTAATATTCATGGCGACCACTCTGATATGATGGGGTCTAGAGACTGCGGTTGGATACAGATATATGCTGAGAGCCCTCAGGAGGCGTATGACTGGATTATTCAGGCGTTTAAGATAGCAGAGGATCACAGGGTGCTGCTTCCAGTAAGTGTAAATATTGACGGGTTCATACTTTCCCATTCGATGGAGAGGGTTGAGATTCTAGAGGATGGAGATGTCTCCAAATTTCTTCCACCTAGGAAACCATTTATAACTATTGATCCAACTAAGCCAATAACTGTTGGGGCGCTATGCCTTCCAGACTACTATTTCGAAGTAAAGTTCCAGCAAATACAAGCCTTAAAAGAATCTTTTAATGTTATACGTGAAGTTAACGCGGAGTATGAGACTTTAGCTGAAAGAAAGTATGGTTTCCTAGAAACTTATGCTATGGACGATGCTGAAGCCGCGATAATATGTCTTGGAAGCACGGCTGGAACAGCTAAAGCCGTTGCAATGGATCTTAGAAGCAAAGGGAAAAAGGTTGGCGTAATAAAGCCGTGGGTTTACAGGCCGTTTCCGGAAGAAGAGTTAATTAAGGCTGTTGGAGACGTTAAGGCCATAGCTGTCCTCGATAGAGCGTGCAGTTTCGGCGCGCCTTTCAACGCACTGTGCAGCGATATTATAGCGACGCTTTATCGCCATGGGAAAGATTTAAGGGTCTTCAACTGCCTATATGGTTTGGGTGGAAGGGACATTACGCCAAACGATTTAAAAATCATTTTTGAAGAGGCGCTCGAGGTTGCCAAGACTGGGAAAGTAAAAGAATATGTAAAGTATGTGGGGGTGAGGGAGTAG